A region of the Apium graveolens cultivar Ventura chromosome 6, ASM990537v1, whole genome shotgun sequence genome:
TGTGGCAACATCATTTTTGGTTGTTGCTGAAGGCCATTTATGTGGTAGTGAGATGATGTCATGGCCAAGTACCTAAGGGTCGTGAAAGGAATATTGACTCAATTTGATAAATGGTATGCGGAACATGTACCGAGAGAGAAGAACACTACGTCCGACACCCTTTCCAAGTTCACCTCATCTGAAATCGAAAACTATCCAAGAAGTATCTACTTCCAAGTCCTGAGGATCCCGATAATTCATGCTATAAACCTGATAACACCAATTAGTTTGACTAGTTGATGGATTGACTCCATGGAGAACCACCTTAAGACGGGTTGGCTACCGGATGATGCCCAAGAGACACACAAGTTATCAGTAAGAGCATTGATGTACTCTTTAATTAAAGGTCTTTTATGTAAGAGGTATTTCGTAATCTCATATTTGAAGTGCTTAAGACCTCATTAGCTAGAGGAGGCACTGAAGGAAGTCCACGAAGGGATTTGTGGACATTACTTTTGGGGCAGGGCCTTCACTCATAAGATAACCCAGCTGGGGTTTTACTGGCCATCAATATTAGCCAGTGTAAAGGCTTATGTGAAAAAGTGTAATACATTCCAGAGGCACGTTTCTGTAGTTCGACAGCACCCAGAGAGGCTTACATCCATTAGCTCCCCCATCCCCTTCGTAATGTGGGGAATGGACATACTAGGTCCCTTTCCTGTAGCATCGGGAAAAAGGAAGCTCATCATGATCGTCATTGACTACTTCACTAAGTAGATTGAGGCCAAAGCACTggccaagataaccaccaagaaAATTTCTCAATTCTTCTAGGAGAATATGATATGTCGATTTGGAATCCCACACATCCTCGTTACGAATAATGGGCGATAATTCGACAATGAAAAGTTTAAGGAGTATTGTAATGATAACATCATAGAACTTGCATTGACCTTAATTGCCCATCCCCAAGCAAATGGGCAAGCTGAGGTCGCTAATCGGATCATCCttgatggactaaaaaagagggCCGAAAGCCCAAGAAACACTTGGGTGGACGAATTTTTAGCTATACTCTGGGGATATCATACTACCTACAAAAATACAACTAAAGCTACCTCATTCATGTTGGTCTACAGAGCCGACAGAGTGGTGCCCCTTGAGATCACCCACGGATTATCAAAGGTTAAAGCTTATGAAGCGGGAATTAATGAAGAAGGAATGAGGCTTGCTCTCGACCTTTTTGACAAGGTCAGCGACGAAGCCAACACCAGTAATGCAAAGCATCCGAACAGAGCCTCCCTTTACTATAAAAGGAGGGTAAGAGAAAGGATTTTCCAACAAGAAGACTTGGTGTTAAGGAAGATTGAGGTGTTACGAGTTGGCGAGAAAGGAAAGttagccccaaattgggaaggtcCTTAGAAGGTCACAAAGACAATGGGATGAGGATCCTATAAGTAAGAGACTTTGGGCGAAGATGAGGTCCCCCGAACATGAAAATATGTTCACAAGTAAGATTGCAGGGATGTGGTGGGATATAAGTATATGGTTAATCATTCATCATTAGAATCATGATTTTTGTGCACTCAGTTGGAAGTTTAAATTGTAAACCCCTATAAAAGCATCAACTTTAAATctaaacaatttttttaacctcaGCCTTGAAAATCAACACAATCCCTCAACTTGAAACCCTTTTGCTGAACTGAGACGAGGAGAATGTTTTATATGTGAAAGGCACCTATAATTGGTGCTTAGTATTTTCACCTAACTTTCATTGCCTCTCACTTTCATATTTTGTTTCACCTAAATTTCATAGCCTCTCGTATTAATATTTCACTTGACCTAAATTTCATTGACGGAAACCATACTCACTAGCTAGATTTTTGAAATAACCGGTGATTATTTATTAATTCGTTAAACTTGAAATTTTACAAAAAAACTACAAATACAAGAAATACCATGAGTCActtatatttcaaatttataagttactaaaagaataaatttttaactcaaaaattattatattttatgtCAAAACATTACATAACtgtaatattttatcaaaattaaaaaaatttgttTATAGCCCAAAATACTCACATGTGTAAAACCTTTAAAAAATCTTGTCTAATGTAGTAGTTATTTCAATATTGTAGACACAATTCTTGGTGAAAATCCATCTAGAGGAGAATAGACAATTATAGTGCCacaaataaaaaatttaaataacaATGTGATTAGTGAGATAGTAATAATAATGAATATTGCTTACTCTATTGTTCTTGTTCCCTACATTTAGTAAGCAATATAGTTACCTTAATGTGGTTCCTTAAATTTATGCTTATTTTGGTATTATTGTTGCAGACATGTGCAACACTTTTTGCTCAAAAGTTATGACAAAGGTGTTTGGTAACTTCTAAAAGCCCATGTATGGAAAAGTACTTTTGGTTAAAAAGCTGTTGTTAGGGAAAATATGTCCCCCATACTTTTAACAAAAGCTGTTTCATTTTCACCATCATACcatctcaaaaatattatttttatatattatatctcaaaatatgcataaattaaaagAATTACCAAACAATCATCTAATTTTTTTGACAACACTTTTTTCACCAGCACTTTTTTTCACCAGTTTCAACCAACACTCCCAAACCAAACCTCTACTAAGGAAACTTATTCTTATGGAATTAAATGATGAAAATGAATTATTGTTTGCCCCATTAGGGATGAACTTGGGATTTAAATAGAATCTAATAGGTATGGAAGGGGGTTTTATTTTTATAACTACCTCATGAAATTTAACCATTCTCTTTAATGTGAATTATTTTCtcaaactctttgtgtgtcatgAAATTTCCATCGTTTATAGTTTCAAAAAAATTTCATGTTAGAaataaagatattcaaaaaattaattaattatatggatagttttaattaataaaaatacaaaaataattatcatatatttaacacactttatttttttatgaatttGACAAAAAATCAGTATATAAAGGAAACTTGATTTACTATGCATTATCCATCTACAAATAATAAGGTGGTGGCCCTAATTGTCATTTTGAGGTAAAAAATGGTCCCAAAACGGTTTGGTGAAcctgttaaaaattgttaaattatggtatactcttaaatataaaaatataaaagaaaaaatatCGAAAACATAATATTAAGTGGTGTTTCAGCCCACCTAAATATTACACCAAAACAAgctcaaaataaaaaaaaaatcataagtTACGTGAAGTAACATGATAGCCTTCAAAAAATAATGAAATGAAACAAAACGCTACAGTGTTGGGTTATTTTTGAAACATTAAACGATTTTGGGCCATAATTTTTAGAAGTGACATTTTTGTCATTTTATATCCCAAATTGACATTTTGGTCCATTTCTCGAAAAAATATTAGTTTAAAATCGAgtgaaattatttaaatttaggAGTGCCAAATAAATTCATTAGCAGAAAAATTTCATCCACTTTTTGGGGATAAAATTGGAGCCAACAAATATGGTCCAATTCAAAAAAATATAGCAAATACAAAGTATTAATTTGCTACTCTTATATGTTAGAATTTACTGGGACATGACTTGGTAGAATTTAGGTGAGGTTGAGGTTGATTTTTTGTAGTTGTATTCAAGCCTTTATATGTGTGAACAATTTGACCAAACAGGTTTTGAAAAGCAGACTCAAATATTGTAAGTGATAATTCATTTCGAAAATGTTATATTTTGAAAATCTTGTCAAAGTCTACCGAGTAAATATACTTAAATACAAAACAAACCTTAAGAAATGAGAATCTACTAAAATAGAAGACAAACCATAAGAAATGAGAATATTTTCCCATTGTGTAGTTGTATAAATATTGTAAGTGATAATTcatatcaaaatttattttattttgaaaatcttgTCAAAGTCTACCTCCTTAAGTATACTAAAATAGAAGGCAAACCCTGATAAATGAGAATGTACTAAAATAGAAGGCAAACCCTGAGAAATGAGAATCTATTCCCCTGCCTACTAAAATAA
Encoded here:
- the LOC141666072 gene encoding uncharacterized protein LOC141666072 — encoded protein: MENHLKTGWLPDDAQETHKLSLEEALKEVHEGICGHYFWGRAFTHKITQLGFYWPSILASVKAYVKKCNTFQRHVSVVRQHPERLTSISSPIPFVMWGMDILELALTLIAHPQANGQAEVANRIILDGLKKRAESPRNTWVDEFLAILWGYHTTYKNTTKATSFMLVYRADRVVPLEITHGLSKVKAYEAGINEEGMRLALDLFDKVSDEANTSNAKHPNRASLYYKRRVRERIFQQEDLVLRKIEVLRVGEKGKLAPNWEGP